A part of Danaus plexippus chromosome 27, MEX_DaPlex, whole genome shotgun sequence genomic DNA contains:
- the LOC133319717 gene encoding uncharacterized protein LOC133319717, which yields MPKKYMSDYDNVTTRTKDNKDQIITTSNVSMQEVRDVVREELKVVFDIYRKDMLEQIENKFQKVLDNMAAIHTSIEFLERKYEDVKQEMDLKFESIKNLEQENNRLRTDVNDLQSRLSLMEQQSRACNVEVQCVPEFKNENLITTLNQIASVIKCELDKKDVITCTRVAKLNKDSPRPRSTLVK from the coding sequence AtgcctaaaaaatatatgtcagaTTATGACAATGTTACTACCAGAACTAAAGACAATAAAGACCAAATTATTACTACATCAAATGTCTCGATGCAGGAAGTCCGCGACGTCGTGCGCGAGGAGCTCAAAGTCGTATTCGACATATATAGAAAAGACATGTTGGAgcaaattgaaaacaaatttcaaaaagTGCTAGATAATATGGCGGCAATTCATACTTCTATTGAATTCCTGGAACGTAAATATGAGGACGTTAAGCAAGAAATGGATCTCAAAtttgaaagtataaaaaatctagAACAAGAAAATAACCGTCTTCGAACTGACGTGAACGACTTGCAATCGCGACTATCACTAATGGAACAGCAATCTCGGGCCTGTAACGTTGAGGTGCAGTGCGTACCGGAATTCAAAAATGAGAACCTAATTACTACGTTAAACCAAATAGCATCGGTAATTAAATGCGAATTAGACAAAAAAGACGTTATAACGTGTACTCGAGTCgcgaaattaaataaagattcacCCCGTCCAAGGTCTACTTTGGTGAAGTAG
- the LOC133319744 gene encoding uncharacterized protein LOC133319744: MALPQGKNIKTITVAYTDERQRIVPTNAQPSARPVETATGKANRLYQTAKSQLEQSGNLKSSIKEAVLDSLSELYGTVLQVDERMRSLELQLVKLRLEGEETLKNKLEEKEKFINTILEKLDWGGKIGELVTNTEDIKKMINFDVLGRFDEYPPGRVLCGTVKKLEGLMEEVKNVRRVIEDTGAKVDTVGTRVGELEGKLMEYEVTVRDTGKAIETLKASASTYAEAARAPKPKVQLPPCRPNHALIVSSTAPKDTSDTVIGKVREALDARRSGVQIGRVRKIRDGKIVISCGDRPGLEKTESRLKSQAGLKLEPAANRDPRVIIRNVFCYNTEADIIESLKCQNQKLWRDLDPAHFRVKEVYRRKARNPHQAHVVLQVSPKVWRKLTEAGTIYIDIQGLTAEDQSSLVQCTRCLGYGHGRRNCKETVDRCSHCGGGRGHTERTVPLEWMGGQPSAGTATGLGPRRRATMQSAETALSGGSGMVSRVFR; encoded by the coding sequence ATGGCACTGCCGCAgggcaaaaatataaaaaccataACAGTCGCATATACAGACGAAAGACAGCGAATTGTCCCAACCAATGCACAGCCCAGTGCTCGCCCGGTGGAAACTGCCACGGGGAAGGCAAATAGGCTTTACCAGACCGCGAAATCCCAACTGGAGCAATCGGGGAACCTAAAGTCGTCCATCAAGGAGGCTGTCCTGGATAGTCTATCGGAACTGTACGGGACGGTCCTCCAGGTGGACGAACGAATGCGGTCCCTGGAACTCCAGTTGGTGAAATTGCGGTTGGAAGGGGAGGAAaccttaaaaaacaaattagaagagaaagagaaatttataaacacaatattagaaaaattggACTGGGGGGGCAAAATTGGGGAATTAGTTACTAACACAGAAGACATTAAAAAGATGATTAATTTTGACGTATTAGGAAGATTCGACGAGTATCCCCCGGGTAGAGTACTGTGCGGGACCGTTAAAAAATTAGAGGGCCTGATGGAAGAAGTGAAGAATGTAAGGAGGGTGATAGAGGATACGGGGGCGAAGGTGGACACGGTCGGGACGCGGGTGGGGGAGCTCGAGGGTAAGCTGATGGAGTACGAAGTAACCGTAAGGGATACCGGAAAGGCCATCGAGACCCTCAAGGCCTCGGCGTCAACATACGCCGAGGCGGCGAGGGCTCCGAAGCCAAAGGTTCAGCTTCCCCCGTGCCGCCCCAATCACGCGCTGATCGTGTCCTCCACCGCCCCCAAGGATACGAGTGATACTGTGATAGGAAAAGTTAGAGAGGCCCTCGACGCGCGTAGGTCAGGGGTCCAAATCGGCAGGGTAAGGAAAATAAGGGATGGGAAGATTGTGATCAGCTGCGGGGACCGGCCGGGGCTGGAGAAGACCGAAAGTCGACTCAAGTCCCAAGCTGGTCTCAAACTCGAGCCTGCAGCAAACCGAGACCCGAGAGTGATCATCCGGAATGTGTTCTGCTACAACACTGAGGCTGACATAATAGAGTCCTTGAAATGTCAGAATCAGAAGTTGTGGCGGGACCTGGATCCGGCTCACTTTAGGGTCAAGGAGGTTTACCGTAGGAAGGCGCGGAACCCTCACCAGGCCCATGTCGTGTTGCAGGTCTCCCCTAAGGTTTGGCGCAAGCTGACCGAGGCGGGGACCATATACATTGACATTCAGGGCCTGACTGCCGAGGATCAGTCGTCGCTGGTGCAGTGTACCCGTTGCCTGGGCTACGGCCACGGCCGCAGAAACTGTAAAGAGACAGTGGACCGTTGCAGCCACTGCGGAGGGGGGAGGGGGCACACCGAACGAACTGTCCCTCTCGAGTGGATGGGAGGCCAACCGTCTGCAGGAACTGCGACCGGGCTGGGGCCCAGGAGACGGGCCACAATGCAGTCAGCGGAGACTGCCCTATCCGGCGGAAGTGGGATGGTATCGCGCGTTTTTCGGTGA
- the LOC116775730 gene encoding dynein regulatory complex protein 8 isoform X2: MARKEEPKILPNNELEKKIIEAFEVFDHSGKQVVDVREVGTILRSLGCCPTEAEVQEVILATENKEATGNVPLINFLPYMCKAITDHRFYPASAEVLLAAFRYFDKEGQGFITKERFSQLMLEEGEPFTQEEFDEMIQVALDPVTDTITYEYYINQLMVEDEAIEIESNRK, encoded by the exons ATGGCCCGAAAAGAGGAACCAAAAA ttctaCCTAATAATGAgcttgaaaagaaaataatagagGCTTTCGAAGTTTTTGATCATTCTGGGAAACAAGTGGTTGACGTTCGAGAAGTCGGTACTATCTTGCGATCTCTag gaTGTTGTCCTACGGAAGCTGAAGTTCAAGAAGTAATCCTGGCCACTGAAAACAAAGAAGCTACCGGAAACGTTccacttataaattttcttcccTATATGTGCAAGGCTATAACTGATCACAG gttttatccAGCGAGCGCTGAGGTTTTGCTAGCAGCGTTCCGTTATTTCGACAAAGAAGGACAAGGTTTTATAACTAAAGAGAGGTTTTCACAACTCATGCTTGAGGAAGGGGAGCCATTTACTCag GAAGAATTTGACGAGATGATTCAAGTGGCACTAGATCCTGTCACGGATACTATAACTTACgagtattatattaatcaacTTATG